A genomic region of Prosthecobacter algae contains the following coding sequences:
- a CDS encoding cryptochrome/photolyase family protein: protein MRHLVIILGDQLDLKSSALDGFDPKQDRVWMAEVARESTKVWVHKARIVTFLAAMRHFAEDLKKAGLPVEYRRLEDPQNQGDFIVELEATVKRLKPKKLILVEPGEWQVREDFRQAAKRLKVELDEREDRHFMATHADFENHAKGRKGLRMEFFYREMRTRHGILMEGAKPIGGEWNFDSENRKSFAKAGPPLHAAPRRFLPDAITQEVIQTVEATFPEHPGSLADFDWPVTAAEAQIALEDFITHRLADFGDYQDAMWTQEPWLFHSRLSAVMNLKLLDPRQVIAAAEKAYHTGGAPLAAVEGFIRQILGWREYVRAIYWRFMPGYGEMNELQAQQPLPKFYWTGETDMNCLRDALGQTLRYGYAHHIQRLMVTGLFSLLLGVRPQEVHEWYLAVYVDAVEWVELPNTLGMSQHGDGGIMASKPYIASGKYIQRMSNYCAGCRYDPAQSTGPKACPFTTLYWEFLLRHEPRLKMNQRMSMQVRNLARLTDAEKEAIVEQAQSIRTSLA from the coding sequence ATGCGCCACCTTGTCATCATCCTGGGAGATCAGCTCGATCTCAAATCTTCTGCCCTGGATGGTTTCGATCCGAAGCAGGACCGGGTATGGATGGCGGAGGTGGCGAGGGAATCCACCAAGGTGTGGGTGCACAAGGCGCGCATTGTCACCTTCCTGGCAGCCATGCGGCACTTTGCCGAGGATCTGAAAAAGGCGGGGCTGCCTGTGGAATATCGCCGCCTGGAGGATCCGCAAAACCAGGGCGACTTCATCGTAGAGCTGGAAGCGACGGTGAAACGGCTGAAGCCGAAAAAGCTCATCTTGGTGGAGCCGGGCGAGTGGCAGGTGCGCGAAGATTTTCGCCAGGCGGCTAAACGCTTGAAGGTGGAACTGGACGAGCGTGAAGACCGCCATTTCATGGCCACCCATGCGGATTTTGAAAACCATGCCAAGGGGCGCAAAGGCCTGCGCATGGAGTTCTTTTATCGAGAGATGCGCACCCGCCACGGCATCCTCATGGAGGGTGCCAAACCCATCGGGGGCGAGTGGAATTTCGACAGTGAGAACCGCAAGAGCTTTGCCAAAGCAGGTCCGCCTTTGCATGCAGCTCCGCGACGTTTTTTACCGGATGCCATCACCCAGGAAGTGATCCAGACCGTGGAGGCCACTTTCCCGGAGCATCCCGGCAGCCTCGCCGACTTTGACTGGCCCGTCACGGCGGCGGAGGCACAGATCGCCCTGGAGGATTTCATCACGCATCGGCTGGCGGATTTTGGTGATTACCAGGATGCCATGTGGACTCAGGAGCCGTGGCTCTTTCACAGCCGTCTCAGTGCGGTCATGAATCTGAAACTGCTGGATCCCCGGCAGGTCATCGCAGCGGCGGAAAAGGCCTACCACACAGGCGGCGCCCCCCTAGCGGCGGTGGAGGGATTCATCCGCCAGATCCTCGGCTGGCGCGAGTATGTGCGGGCCATCTATTGGCGTTTCATGCCTGGATATGGAGAGATGAATGAGCTCCAGGCGCAGCAGCCGCTGCCGAAGTTTTACTGGACTGGCGAGACAGACATGAACTGCCTGCGCGATGCCCTCGGCCAGACCCTCCGCTATGGGTATGCCCATCACATCCAGCGGCTGATGGTCACGGGGTTGTTCTCCTTGTTGTTAGGCGTACGGCCACAGGAGGTCCACGAATGGTACCTGGCGGTGTATGTCGATGCGGTGGAGTGGGTGGAGCTGCCAAATACTCTGGGCATGTCCCAGCATGGCGATGGCGGCATCATGGCCAGCAAGCCCTACATCGCCTCCGGCAAATACATCCAGCGCATGTCCAATTACTGCGCGGGCTGCCGTTACGATCCGGCCCAGTCCACCGGGCCCAAAGCTTGCCCCTTCACCACGCTCTACTGGGAGTTTCTCCTCCGTCATGAGCCTCGGCTGAAGATGAATCAGCGCATGTCCATGCAGGTGCGCAACCTGGCCCGCCTCACCGATGCGGAGAAAGAGGCCATTGTGGAACAGGCGCAGTCCATCCGCACGAGTCTGGCGTAA
- a CDS encoding SDR family NAD(P)-dependent oxidoreductase gives MSTSPRVWFITGCSSGFGQAMAEAALLAGDHVIATARQVADLEMLEHIGAGRCHILPLDVTDAAQVSEQVAAAQAVWGRLDVVVNNAGYGLLGAVEECSEEQIRLNFETNFFGALNVIRAALPILRQQKQGHIINISAAAAISNYAGFGIYGAAKAALESLSESLRLEVAAHGIKVTLVQPGPFRTRFIGKGMAQATATETYAGSSGKFAAYLEKVDGKQPGDPERAAALIVKMVQDGQSPLRLPLGKYAVKKVRDVAASRLRELEAWEQAAGETDG, from the coding sequence ATGTCCACCTCTCCCCGCGTCTGGTTCATCACAGGTTGCTCCTCCGGTTTCGGTCAAGCCATGGCCGAGGCGGCACTGCTGGCGGGAGATCACGTCATCGCCACCGCCCGTCAGGTCGCGGATCTGGAAATGCTGGAACACATCGGCGCAGGCCGCTGCCACATTCTGCCGCTGGATGTGACCGATGCTGCGCAAGTCAGCGAACAAGTAGCCGCTGCGCAGGCGGTCTGGGGGCGGCTGGATGTGGTGGTGAACAATGCAGGCTATGGCCTGCTGGGCGCGGTGGAGGAATGCAGCGAGGAGCAAATCCGGTTAAACTTTGAAACGAATTTCTTCGGCGCTTTGAATGTCATCCGGGCTGCCCTGCCCATCCTGCGTCAGCAAAAGCAGGGACACATTATCAATATCAGCGCAGCGGCGGCCATCTCCAACTATGCCGGTTTTGGCATCTACGGCGCGGCCAAAGCGGCCCTCGAATCACTGAGCGAAAGCCTGCGCCTGGAGGTGGCGGCCCATGGCATTAAGGTCACCCTGGTGCAGCCTGGCCCTTTCCGCACCCGCTTCATCGGCAAAGGCATGGCCCAGGCCACCGCCACGGAAACGTATGCGGGCAGCAGTGGCAAATTCGCTGCCTATTTAGAGAAGGTGGATGGCAAGCAGCCCGGCGACCCCGAACGCGCCGCCGCCCTCATCGTGAAAATGGTCCAGGATGGGCAGTCGCCTCTGCGGCTGCCGCTGGGCAAGTATGCGGTGAAGAAAGTCCGCGATGTCGCGGCCTCCCGCCTGCGCGAACTGGAGGCCTGGGAACAGGCGGCAGGCGAGACGGATGGCTGA
- a CDS encoding DNA-directed RNA polymerase subunit alpha, which translates to MSVRLARFEMPNRLVRNEATATDTYAQFSAEPFDKGYGHTIGNSLRRVLLSSLEGAAITSVKIRGAEHEFSTLPGVLEDVVQIVLNLKKVRFKHHSESKEARLLSISVDKEGAVTAGDIKEDNHYEVINKDLVICNLDRKAKFECEFEVRVGRGFSTWEENKRADTPIGVIPIDSIYSPVTRVKYGVENTRVGQNTDYDKLVLDVWTDGRIAPSDALLQAASILRHHLDVFVNYDDKAIEFEAAPEAQTEENSELRKLLNMSVNEIELSVRAANCLNNANITSVGQLAMKTEAEMLRYRNFGKKSLTEIKEKLAELGLSLGMKFDSSLLEPTSGGSSLLARSSMIADDDDEADAAGFASLIDSHLPDGDDDE; encoded by the coding sequence ATGTCCGTCCGCCTAGCCCGATTCGAAATGCCGAATCGCCTCGTTCGCAACGAGGCCACCGCCACCGATACCTACGCCCAGTTCAGCGCCGAGCCTTTTGACAAAGGTTACGGTCACACGATCGGGAACTCCCTTCGCCGTGTCCTGCTTTCTTCCCTGGAAGGTGCAGCCATCACGTCGGTGAAGATCCGCGGGGCGGAACATGAGTTCAGCACCCTGCCAGGCGTGCTGGAAGATGTGGTTCAGATCGTTCTGAACCTGAAAAAAGTCCGTTTCAAGCACCACAGCGAGAGCAAAGAAGCCCGCCTCCTCTCCATCAGCGTGGACAAGGAAGGTGCTGTCACCGCCGGTGACATCAAAGAAGACAACCACTACGAAGTCATCAACAAGGACCTCGTCATCTGCAACCTGGACCGCAAAGCCAAGTTCGAATGCGAATTCGAAGTCCGCGTCGGCCGTGGTTTCTCCACCTGGGAAGAAAACAAGCGTGCAGACACCCCGATCGGTGTGATCCCGATCGACTCCATTTACAGCCCGGTGACCCGCGTGAAATATGGCGTGGAAAACACCCGCGTCGGCCAGAACACCGACTATGACAAGCTGGTGCTGGACGTTTGGACCGACGGCCGTATCGCCCCGAGCGACGCCCTCCTCCAGGCTGCCTCCATCCTGCGTCACCACCTGGACGTGTTCGTCAACTACGACGACAAGGCCATCGAATTCGAAGCGGCTCCAGAAGCCCAGACCGAAGAAAACAGCGAGCTGCGTAAGCTCCTGAACATGAGCGTCAACGAAATCGAGCTGTCCGTCCGTGCGGCGAACTGCCTGAACAACGCCAACATCACCTCCGTGGGCCAGCTGGCCATGAAGACGGAGGCCGAAATGCTGCGCTACCGCAACTTCGGCAAGAAGTCCCTCACCGAAATCAAAGAGAAGCTGGCCGAACTGGGTCTGTCTCTCGGCATGAAGTTCGATTCATCGCTGCTTGAGCCTACCTCCGGCGGCAGTTCCTTGCTCGCCCGCAGCAGCATGATCGCTGATGACGATGATGAAGCCGATGCCGCTGGTTTCGCCAGCCTGATCGACAGCCACCTGCCAGATGGTGACGACGACGAATAA
- a CDS encoding ABC transporter ATP-binding protein: MMPDPTQELLLQVQGVHKRFGDNVVLAGADLDVPRGSLVTVMGRSGAGKSVFLKCLADVIRPDEGRILFDGKELAAGAARADFRRRCSFLFQSNALFDSLTALENVALPLEQTLDISEKEIRERSREALRQLELEAHQDRYPSQLSGGMQKRLALARAIVTRPELVLFDEPTAGLDPLRRNAVFVMIARYQRQFGFTAVVVTHDVPEALIASDRVALLDQGRMHFQGTPAQFSASSDSVVVSFRDNTAALSTSLAAIRSGALLHSEDV, from the coding sequence ATGATGCCTGATCCCACTCAAGAATTGCTGCTTCAGGTGCAGGGCGTGCATAAGCGCTTTGGCGACAACGTCGTTCTCGCCGGGGCAGACCTGGACGTGCCGCGTGGCAGTCTGGTGACGGTGATGGGGCGCAGCGGCGCGGGCAAGTCGGTGTTCCTGAAATGCCTGGCCGATGTGATCCGCCCGGATGAAGGCCGTATCCTTTTTGATGGGAAGGAACTGGCCGCAGGCGCGGCGCGCGCGGACTTCCGCCGCCGTTGCAGCTTCCTATTTCAGAGCAATGCGCTGTTTGATTCGCTGACGGCCCTGGAAAATGTGGCGCTGCCGCTGGAGCAGACGCTGGATATTTCAGAGAAGGAGATCCGCGAGCGAAGCCGGGAGGCGCTGCGCCAACTGGAACTGGAAGCTCACCAGGACCGCTATCCCAGCCAGCTTTCCGGCGGGATGCAAAAGCGGCTGGCGCTGGCACGGGCGATTGTCACCCGGCCAGAGCTGGTACTGTTTGACGAGCCGACGGCGGGCCTGGACCCCCTGCGACGGAATGCGGTGTTCGTGATGATCGCCCGTTACCAGCGGCAGTTTGGCTTCACCGCGGTGGTGGTCACGCATGATGTGCCGGAGGCGCTGATCGCGAGCGATCGGGTGGCCTTGCTGGACCAGGGGCGGATGCATTTTCAGGGAACACCCGCGCAATTTTCCGCTTCATCCGATTCTGTCGTGGTCAGTTTCCGCGACAACACGGCGGCCCTCAGCACTTCTTTGGCTGCCATCCGCAGCGGCGCACTCCTCCATTCTGAAGACGTATGA
- the mlaD gene encoding outer membrane lipid asymmetry maintenance protein MlaD, with the protein MKQTKLELLVGAFVLLGLAAVAYLTVKLGAGSLLGGDTYMLEARFTSVSGLNAGGNVVVAGVTVGRVESIRMEPTEYTAIVTLSVMSGLKLPTDSMASIKTTGLIGDKYLALSPGADETFLKAGERITMTESSVDLESLIGKMAFGSVSEETEKAPPP; encoded by the coding sequence ATGAAACAGACCAAGCTTGAATTACTTGTCGGTGCCTTTGTGCTTTTGGGCCTAGCCGCCGTCGCCTACCTGACGGTGAAACTGGGAGCAGGCTCCCTGCTGGGCGGGGACACTTACATGCTGGAGGCGCGGTTCACCAGCGTCAGCGGGCTGAATGCGGGTGGCAATGTGGTGGTGGCCGGGGTGACCGTGGGCCGGGTGGAATCCATCCGCATGGAGCCGACGGAATACACGGCGATTGTGACGCTGAGCGTGATGTCTGGCCTGAAGCTGCCTACGGATTCCATGGCCTCCATCAAAACAACCGGGCTGATCGGCGATAAATATCTAGCGCTTTCCCCGGGTGCGGATGAAACTTTCCTAAAAGCTGGCGAGCGAATTACGATGACAGAGTCTTCCGTTGATCTTGAGTCCTTAATCGGGAAGATGGCCTTCGGCAGCGTGTCAGAAGAAACTGAAAAAGCACCACCCCCATGA
- a CDS encoding VIT domain-containing protein, whose amino-acid sequence MNTRIFGLIAQLAQTRIHLPLVHLETRFRIMGEVAVVEMDQVFEQTARESLDVTYTFPLPSAAAVYRCEMIVNGRLIRAVVLEAEEARAKVAEQKAAGRRTALVEMERDNLFTLELGNVAPGDRVVIRFAYVESLDRLGAQLSLRIPFCPGVRYIPGKPLLRTNRGKGVADDTDEVPDASRLTPPRIQAGHEDAATLYLHGVLEDGEVDLLTLDCPTHPVTMRSLSGRIEVELLGEEHVPDRDLVLRWEETVAATPKAHAWAVEKEGYRYALLQVRAPQEVDVKTVDEAEYAQDVYFLLDRSGSMAGLNWQKSIEALHAFVKELGQWDRVWITFFESNYQDFAEQPLKRDTLLTDAKFRQLHSLSTDGGTHLLPALEHVMQMLPVHSAERATRMVLITDGQVGNEGQVLKHMKALRDSHVPVHCFGIDTAVNDALLKAMARRTGGRCVLMTPHEDIPAAVKQLAVVLRSPVLTNLSLSEGVVVADDRLTLPDLHAGEVILMPVQVISGTAQVTLRGSLPDGSAWTQAFNLEEALSRDEAPRLLWARNRTQYLLANGRDNEAVALAVEHNVVCKGTSFAAWDEAEKVPVAKREVYQPSLLALKAEKDAVAAAAFAHGSVASGPASGYRKSAPPPMVETSYEASLPTENFFFEGALKNYLKTSSWDEYSADDLAGGVNPSFASEVVSSGPPSRSRGDKWVSVCKEMEGRYGQLEYQDESCLMTWGLSLLALFMKEGLSSEVARAIVVVLCGWDGEDASGKRHRLLATLVKEMTIASKPLEHFWSFVHLQVTGGDLNNLKKINQYAPEPFPEPLEG is encoded by the coding sequence ATGAATACCCGTATCTTTGGTCTCATCGCTCAACTTGCCCAGACTCGCATTCACCTGCCGCTCGTTCATCTTGAAACCCGATTTCGCATCATGGGCGAAGTGGCTGTGGTTGAAATGGATCAGGTCTTCGAACAAACGGCCCGCGAGTCGTTGGATGTGACCTACACATTCCCTCTGCCCAGTGCCGCTGCAGTTTATCGCTGCGAAATGATCGTCAACGGGCGGCTCATTCGCGCGGTGGTGCTGGAGGCTGAGGAGGCCCGTGCGAAAGTGGCAGAGCAAAAGGCGGCCGGACGTCGCACCGCACTGGTGGAGATGGAGCGGGATAACCTTTTCACCTTAGAACTGGGAAATGTGGCTCCGGGGGACCGTGTGGTCATCCGTTTTGCTTATGTGGAAAGCCTGGATCGGCTGGGCGCACAGCTCAGCCTTCGCATCCCTTTCTGCCCCGGAGTGCGCTACATTCCCGGTAAGCCGTTGCTGCGAACGAACCGTGGCAAAGGGGTGGCGGACGACACGGATGAGGTACCAGATGCCAGCCGCCTGACTCCCCCGCGCATCCAAGCTGGGCATGAAGATGCCGCCACCCTGTATCTTCACGGCGTGCTGGAGGATGGCGAGGTGGACCTGCTCACTCTGGACTGCCCCACTCACCCGGTCACCATGCGCAGCCTTTCAGGAAGGATCGAAGTGGAACTGTTAGGCGAGGAACATGTGCCAGACCGCGATCTAGTGCTGCGCTGGGAAGAAACAGTGGCCGCCACCCCCAAAGCACATGCCTGGGCCGTGGAAAAGGAGGGGTACCGATATGCACTTCTCCAGGTGAGAGCCCCGCAGGAGGTGGATGTGAAGACGGTAGATGAGGCGGAGTATGCTCAGGATGTGTACTTTTTGTTAGACCGATCTGGAAGCATGGCCGGATTGAACTGGCAGAAGAGCATTGAAGCCCTGCATGCTTTTGTAAAGGAGTTGGGCCAGTGGGATCGAGTGTGGATCACATTTTTTGAATCTAATTACCAGGACTTTGCGGAGCAACCTCTGAAGCGGGATACGCTGCTTACCGATGCTAAATTCCGCCAACTGCATTCGCTGAGCACGGACGGAGGGACTCATTTGCTCCCTGCTCTTGAACATGTGATGCAGATGCTCCCTGTTCACAGCGCGGAGCGTGCGACGCGTATGGTGCTGATCACCGATGGCCAAGTCGGCAATGAGGGCCAAGTGCTAAAGCACATGAAAGCCCTGCGTGATAGCCATGTGCCGGTGCACTGTTTCGGCATTGATACGGCGGTGAATGATGCCCTGCTGAAGGCCATGGCTAGGCGCACGGGTGGGCGTTGTGTGCTCATGACACCCCATGAGGATATCCCTGCCGCAGTGAAGCAACTGGCGGTAGTGCTGCGCAGCCCGGTGCTTACAAACTTGAGCCTCAGTGAGGGCGTCGTGGTGGCGGATGACCGACTGACCTTGCCAGATCTCCACGCTGGCGAGGTCATCCTCATGCCGGTGCAGGTCATCTCTGGCACCGCTCAGGTGACTTTGAGAGGAAGCCTTCCCGATGGTAGCGCCTGGACTCAAGCTTTTAACCTGGAAGAAGCCCTCTCAAGGGATGAAGCCCCGCGCCTGCTTTGGGCCCGTAACCGCACCCAGTACCTTCTTGCGAATGGTCGAGACAACGAAGCGGTGGCCCTGGCTGTAGAGCACAACGTCGTCTGTAAAGGCACCTCCTTTGCCGCCTGGGACGAGGCCGAAAAAGTGCCTGTGGCTAAACGCGAAGTCTATCAGCCGTCGCTCCTGGCGTTGAAGGCTGAGAAGGATGCTGTAGCGGCAGCGGCATTTGCCCATGGTTCCGTCGCCTCGGGGCCAGCCTCTGGATATCGCAAATCTGCGCCACCGCCAATGGTGGAGACCAGCTATGAAGCCTCTTTACCTACAGAGAATTTCTTTTTTGAAGGGGCGTTGAAGAATTATCTCAAGACTTCCAGTTGGGATGAATACAGTGCGGATGATCTTGCAGGCGGGGTAAATCCTAGTTTTGCGTCAGAAGTTGTCAGTTCTGGTCCACCGAGTAGGAGCCGTGGTGATAAGTGGGTAAGCGTCTGCAAAGAAATGGAGGGTCGTTATGGCCAGCTAGAATATCAGGATGAAAGCTGTCTCATGACATGGGGACTTTCTCTTTTGGCGCTCTTTATGAAGGAAGGGCTGAGTTCTGAGGTGGCACGGGCGATCGTGGTGGTTTTGTGTGGTTGGGATGGCGAGGATGCTTCAGGAAAGCGTCATCGACTTCTCGCTACACTGGTGAAAGAAATGACCATTGCTTCGAAACCCTTGGAGCACTTCTGGAGTTTCGTGCACTTGCAGGTAACGGGGGGAGATCTAAACAACCTGAAAAAGATAAACCAGTATGCTCCAGAACCATTTCCGGAACCATTGGAAGGATAA
- a CDS encoding CorA family divalent cation transporter has translation MKPEASILPKLWIIPDSIRNRLGREPGPQRAMLEEGHLLIILHQLPQPDEHQRKPALFWRSPEGEWKTNLNGTGLAALNDHMRTYDNKLTELEDAENLASTATEYHTVLEKLAPVLRSSRGLHRTMQQARELVKGERELINFRDQAAAIERNSELLLQDAQFGLNFTVARQAEAQAATARQMAATAHRLNLLAALFLPLTALASVFGMEIHSKLPDTQANFWLICVCGVLLGLVVMSFLGKKN, from the coding sequence ATGAAACCTGAAGCCAGCATTCTCCCGAAGCTGTGGATCATTCCCGACTCCATCCGTAACCGCCTGGGCCGCGAGCCGGGCCCGCAACGCGCCATGCTGGAGGAGGGACATTTGCTCATCATCCTGCACCAGCTCCCACAGCCCGATGAGCACCAGCGCAAACCGGCGCTGTTTTGGCGCAGCCCGGAGGGCGAGTGGAAGACCAACCTAAATGGCACCGGCCTGGCCGCTTTGAATGACCACATGCGGACCTATGACAACAAACTGACCGAGCTGGAGGATGCTGAAAATCTAGCCAGTACCGCCACCGAATATCATACGGTGCTGGAGAAACTGGCCCCCGTGCTGCGTTCTTCACGCGGCCTGCACCGCACCATGCAGCAGGCACGCGAGCTGGTGAAGGGTGAGCGTGAACTCATCAACTTCCGAGATCAGGCGGCGGCCATCGAGCGGAACTCCGAACTGCTCCTTCAAGATGCCCAGTTCGGCCTGAATTTCACCGTTGCCCGCCAGGCCGAGGCCCAGGCGGCCACCGCCCGCCAGATGGCCGCCACCGCGCATCGCCTGAACCTACTCGCCGCGCTTTTCCTCCCGCTCACGGCCCTGGCCAGCGTCTTCGGCATGGAAATCCACAGCAAGCTCCCCGATACGCAGGCCAACTTTTGGCTCATCTGTGTATGCGGCGTGCTGCTGGGATTGGTGGTCATGAGTTTTCTGGGGAAGAAAAACTAA
- a CDS encoding metallopeptidase → MSVTTLLTILVSLVTSVGLAQATTHAAHQVEGWTIHVDERLLQPDHAALGKTALALLQARLADIVTVLPKDKVPPLQKVPIWLELDSRDLTSMQYHPSAKWLTDNGHSASLARAVHIPVAAQFVSARHQHIQPWSLLHELAHAYHDQALGFDEPRIAACWEAYQKSGHGDRSLHVTGRRIRHYALTNHKEFFAEMTEAYFGVNDFYPFVHGELKTAEPSIHHLLQEIWGKTALD, encoded by the coding sequence ATGTCCGTCACCACTCTCCTTACCATTTTGGTTTCACTCGTCACCTCGGTTGGCTTGGCCCAGGCCACAACTCATGCAGCCCATCAGGTGGAAGGATGGACCATCCATGTGGATGAGCGCCTGCTGCAGCCAGACCACGCCGCGCTGGGGAAGACCGCACTTGCCCTTCTCCAGGCCCGCCTGGCAGACATCGTCACCGTCCTGCCGAAAGACAAAGTCCCCCCACTTCAGAAGGTCCCGATCTGGCTGGAGCTCGACAGCCGCGACCTCACCTCCATGCAGTATCATCCGTCTGCGAAGTGGCTGACGGACAACGGCCATTCAGCCTCCCTGGCCAGAGCCGTGCACATCCCTGTCGCCGCGCAGTTCGTCTCCGCCCGCCATCAGCACATCCAGCCCTGGAGCCTGCTGCATGAGCTAGCCCACGCCTATCACGACCAGGCACTGGGCTTTGACGAACCCCGCATCGCCGCCTGCTGGGAGGCCTATCAAAAGTCCGGTCATGGCGACAGGAGCCTGCATGTCACCGGCCGCCGGATCCGCCACTATGCCCTAACCAACCACAAGGAGTTCTTTGCCGAGATGACCGAAGCCTACTTCGGCGTCAATGACTTCTACCCCTTCGTCCACGGCGAACTCAAAACCGCCGAACCCTCCATCCATCACCTCCTCCAGGAAATCTGGGGCAAAACAGCGTTGGATTGA
- a CDS encoding ABC transporter permease — protein sequence MFGTRRLFRRVVRAMFEQGVRCLPVILIVGLFTGLVLGLQGYYVLNRFGSESLLGALVSLSLVRELGPVLAALMLVGQAGSALAAELGIQRNTEQVAALDTMGVNSLGYLISPRLLAALMVYPMQTALFVAVGLFGGSLSGTWLLGLESGVYWSSVERAVQMQDVTECLMKAGTFGLLTIALCAYHGFNAHRCRSATGARAVSASTTRAVVQSSITVLAADYVITSFLV from the coding sequence GTGTTTGGCACGCGTCGGCTGTTTCGCCGGGTGGTGCGGGCGATGTTTGAGCAGGGCGTGCGCTGCCTGCCGGTGATCCTCATTGTGGGGCTGTTCACCGGATTGGTACTGGGTCTGCAGGGCTACTATGTGCTGAACCGCTTTGGTTCGGAGAGCCTGCTAGGCGCTTTGGTTTCGTTGAGCTTGGTGCGGGAGCTGGGGCCGGTGCTGGCCGCGCTGATGCTGGTGGGGCAGGCGGGTTCGGCACTGGCGGCGGAGCTGGGCATCCAGCGCAATACGGAGCAGGTTGCCGCGCTGGACACGATGGGCGTGAACAGTCTCGGTTACCTCATCTCGCCCAGGTTGTTGGCGGCTTTGATGGTCTATCCCATGCAGACGGCGTTGTTTGTCGCCGTTGGTCTTTTCGGGGGCAGCCTTTCCGGCACTTGGTTGTTAGGCCTGGAGTCCGGGGTCTATTGGTCATCGGTGGAGCGTGCGGTGCAGATGCAGGATGTGACGGAGTGCCTGATGAAGGCGGGCACCTTTGGCCTGCTGACCATCGCTCTCTGCGCCTACCATGGATTCAATGCGCATCGCTGCCGCTCGGCCACTGGCGCGCGTGCGGTGAGTGCCTCCACCACACGGGCGGTGGTGCAGTCCAGCATCACGGTGCTGGCGGCGGATTATGTGATCACCTCTTTCCTTGTCTGA
- a CDS encoding MerR family transcriptional regulator — MSFSLEQLASQVTEWCARHGVVPANGQVAADTTVRTLRYYRTLGLLDAAVEGGGSGYTQHHYLQAASVRVLQSQGLPLTRIQSLLFGRSDEELQGILDTVEGGGGQLPEAENSKWVQPETWQTWPVSPEFLLISRRPGLTLTADQLEAIRLIIQA; from the coding sequence ATGAGTTTCTCTTTGGAGCAGTTGGCTTCGCAAGTCACCGAATGGTGTGCGCGTCACGGCGTCGTGCCCGCCAATGGTCAAGTTGCGGCAGATACCACGGTGAGGACCCTGAGGTATTATCGCACCCTGGGCCTACTCGATGCGGCGGTGGAAGGTGGCGGCAGCGGTTACACCCAACATCATTACCTCCAGGCTGCCTCCGTGCGGGTATTGCAGAGCCAAGGCCTGCCGCTGACTCGCATTCAATCGCTGCTGTTTGGTCGTAGCGATGAAGAACTGCAGGGCATCCTCGACACGGTTGAGGGAGGGGGCGGGCAACTGCCTGAGGCCGAAAATTCTAAGTGGGTGCAGCCGGAGACTTGGCAGACTTGGCCCGTGTCACCGGAGTTCCTGCTCATTTCTCGCCGCCCAGGACTCACTCTTACTGCCGATCAACTCGAAGCCATTCGCCTCATTATACAAGCCTAA
- the rplQ gene encoding 50S ribosomal protein L17 — translation MKHGRKVPKLQRDAAHRKALLANLVCALVEHRRIRTTLAKAKAVRPLAEKMITLGKRGDLHARRTAISELRQTGTVKKLFEDIAPASKDRQGGYTRIIKLGQRRSDSAPMAFIEWVDAYVPPAPKSEEAAADVVTVEEPASAEEAAPKKKRATKKAAEATAE, via the coding sequence ATGAAACACGGAAGAAAAGTCCCCAAACTCCAGCGCGACGCAGCCCACCGCAAAGCACTGCTGGCCAACCTCGTTTGCGCCCTTGTGGAGCACCGCCGCATCCGCACCACCCTGGCCAAGGCCAAGGCCGTGCGCCCGCTGGCTGAGAAAATGATCACCCTGGGCAAGCGTGGTGACCTTCATGCACGCCGCACCGCGATTTCCGAACTGCGCCAGACTGGCACGGTGAAGAAGCTGTTTGAAGACATCGCTCCTGCCTCCAAGGACCGTCAGGGCGGCTACACCCGCATCATCAAGCTCGGTCAGCGCCGCAGCGACTCCGCCCCGATGGCTTTCATCGAGTGGGTTGACGCTTATGTGCCCCCAGCACCGAAGTCTGAAGAAGCCGCTGCCGATGTGGTGACCGTCGAAGAGCCAGCCTCTGCTGAAGAAGCTGCTCCGAAGAAGAAGCGCGCCACCAAAAAGGCCGCCGAAGCTACCGCTGAGTAA